Genomic segment of Syntrophomonadaceae bacterium:
GCACTATAGGGCCAGGAAAAGATTTTTTGGGAATTGGAATGGCAGGAGGAATCAAACAGAAAAGGTCAAAATAAGGGTCAAAGGCAATAACCGGGAAAGGGGGATCGGTTGATGTGGATAATGGAAAGTTTCAAGAAATAGTCTTGCAACAGCTCAAAGCATTAGGTGAAGGCCAGCAGGGGCTGCGGCAGGACGTGCAGGCACTGCAGCAAGGCCAGCAAGGGCTACGACAGGACGTACAGGCACTACAAGAAGGCCAACAGGGGCTGCGGCAGGACGTACAGGCACTGCAACAGGATGTGCAGTCATTGCAGCAAGGCCAGCAGGGGCTCCGGCAGGATGTGCAGGCACTGCAGGTAGGCCAGCAGGGGCTGCGGCAGGACGTACAGGCACTGCAAGAAGGCCAGCGAAGAATCGAAACACGTATGGAAAACGAGGTTATAGAAAAACTCAGTGCCTTATTCGACGGCTTTAACTTAAGAGGTAACCAGATCGAAAATCTTAAAAAACATCTTGATGATCGTTTTGATGACATTGTGCAAGACTTAAACTATTTGGTACGTAAATCCGCCCGTCAGGATACAGCTATCCAGGAGTTAAGACAGGCTAAGTAAGAGCGGTACTGACCGGATGAGGTATTCGCTAAAAAGAAGAAAATAGATCATAAAAATGGGGGGCTGGTAAACCCTCTGCCAGGCCATGGAAAATAGTAGATGAAGCGCGGCAGGATGGCTTATGGCATCGAAATTTCTGTCAAAGACATCTTCCTAAGCTTTTTGTTGCCAATTAGCGGTCCTGCTCATGCTACCCCAGTGCCCTTTGCGACTAAGAGCCCATCTCATCAAACCTGTCAACCTCCAACAAGCAATCACTTGACGGTAACCAAGGTTCTCAAACAGTACCGCCATAAAAAGTAATAACAGGTGTTTGGGTTTGGAATAAAGATGAAATGTAATTTCTTCCAACATCAAGGCCGTCACAGAAATCATCAGGCTAAAGCCAACGGCCAGCAACAAACGGGCCAAGGAAACGGGCCAAGGGACGGGCCAAGGGCGCGGGCCAAGGGGACGGGGTTCTTGAGCGCGGGCCAAGGGGACGGGGTTCTTGACACAGGGAATGTCCAGCGTGGCCAAGAGGACGTGAGAATAAAAATAACCTCAATCTGGTGGATGTGGGTTTAGCCCTTAAGGTTTATCATAGACAGCTACCCGCTCTAATGCCCCCGCTTCTTCGAAGCGGCGCCTAAGAGCGGGTACGCACTGTATTAACTGGCTCTAAACTTGAGTGGGGGTAGCAATCCCCCTCTGAAGCCTAGAGCCAGTTGAAGATGAAGATAAAATCAAGGCTGTACATTATTTTAAAGAACATCATAATAAAGAAATAATAGATGCCTGCCTGGATATGGATGAAAGATTTTGTATCTCCGACCAGGAGGGCGGAATAATCATTCAGGCCCTTTGTAAGATCAAAAGCGGGCCTGACTTACAAAAATTGGAGAAGACGCAAAGGAATATTTATCTTAAAAAGCTCAAGGATGAATACAGCCGTTCAATCAGGCAAATTGCTAGAATAACAGGGATTAACCGGGTCATTGTCTGCCGGGCATAAATATGGCTGGCGGAAAATGTGTCAAGAACCCCGTCCCCTAGTCACTTTCCAGGCGCTTGAACGCTTTTTGGCGCTTGCGCTTACCGTCCTTGAATTTACCGATCTTGTTCTTGGATCAAATCGCGCACCTGTTAACCCCAAGATCCCTAATATGCCCAAATATTTCACAAATAAAATCACGTAGCTTTTTCCAGCGCCTCTTCCAGGAAGTTCATCAGCAGGGCCTGCTCGGATTGGTTGAGATCGGCCAGGTTGTCCTGGAACCTGTCCAGGTGGCTGACGATCTGGGATAGCGGCGGGAGCTGGGCAGCTGTTTTCAGCATGCTGCCCATGGCCACGCCGGCAAACGTGGCCAGCCCCGTTTCCGCCTTCGCCGCGCCGAGCACCACGTTCTTGACCAGCCCGAGGCTTTTTGCGCTCAGGGTTTGCAGTTGCGCGATCAAAAGGGTGATCATGTACGCGCTGAAGATCAGGGGACGTTCCAGGCCGGGCAGTTCGGCCATCAGTTGTTCGATCAATTCCCTGAGATTGTTTTTTTTCAGCCCTTCGCACAGGGACAAAAGCCGTTGCCGGACTTGCCGCCATTCCTTGAGAGGGGCCTTTTCCTCCAAAGTGCTGCCGGATAACACCGCCTCAGCCAGGCGGGTAGGCGCGAACAGCACCATCGCCCGGCCGGGAAACTTTTCTCCTTGGTTCACTTCGTACTGGCTGGCCAGCAAGCCTTCCTTTTCCAGCGTCTTCAGCATCTCGTAAGCGCTCCACTTGCTGACTCCCAGCAGTTCAGCCACCCGCGCGTAGTGTACCGGCAGTTTGGTGGCCTCGTAAAGCTGTTTGATTTTTTGCAGGAAGTCCATTCGCCGCCGGGTGATGCGCATCACTTTCCCTCCAAGTCAATCGTATTATCAATAATATTATCACCCCCCTGTACGTGTTTAGTCAAGGGCTGTAACACTCAGGAGAAACGCGATTTTTTTCGGGTTAGCAGACAGTCCTTATGGTTTGCCGGGACCGCACTTCCGCGGCCGCCTCCGCCCAGGCCGCCGCCCGCCGGTTCAGCATTTCGGCCACTTCCCCTGTCAGCACGTCGCCGGCGCCGTGGTGGGTGGGCTTGGCCTCGCTTTCCGCCACGATGTCCCGCAGGGCGGAGGGCACGTCGATAATGGGGCAGGGCCGCAGGTGGTCGCCGCAGAAAGGCTGCCTTTTTTGGAAGGCGGCAAACATCGGTGAGCGCAAGACCTCTTCCAGGCTGTGATCCTTGATGTTGTGGGTGGAGAAGTGGACAAAGGCGCACGGCTGCACCGCGCCGCTGGCGGTCACGTGGAAGTAGTGCCGCCCGCCGGCGATGCACCCCTGGGCGAATTCTCCATCGTTCCAAAAATCGGCCAGAATGATAGGTTTATTCTTGCGGATGGCGGGCACGCGCGCGGCCATGTAGTCCCGCTGCTCCGGTGTCAGCATCAGGTCCGGGTTGGGGTTGCGGCCGATGGGGATGTAGTGAAAGACCCAGCCGTACCGGGCTCCTTTCTCCGCCAGGAAGTCCACGAAGCCGTCGGCGGTAATCTCCTCCATGTTCTCCCGGGTGGCGGTGAGGGAGACACCGAAGACAGCTCCCCGCTCCCGCAGCCGGTCCATGGCGGCGGTTACTTTTTCAAATACTCCCGGAGCGCGCCGGCGGTCGGTCCTTTCCTCCCATCCTTCGAGGCTGAAAGCCGGGGACAGGTTGCCTGCCTCCACGATTTGGTCCGCTACCCGGTCATCGATCCTGGTGCCGTTGGTATACAGCATGAAAGCCATATCGCTGTGCTTGGCGGCCAGGTCGAACAGGCGCGGATACATGAAGGGCTCCCCGCCGGACATCACCATCCAGTAGATCCCTAGTTCCTTGGCCTCGGCACAAAGGCGGTCAAGGCGCTCAAAGGAAAGCTCGTCATGCTGGGCGTAGGCGCCGGCCCAGCACCCCTCGCACCGCAGGTTGCAGGCGCTGGTGGGGTCCACCAAGATAGTGTGGGGTACGTTGAACCCTAGGGTCTCCGACAGTTGCCTCTGCCGGGGGATACCCAGCAGGACGGAATTGACGAACCAGTTGTAGAGCAGCCGGTGCAGCACGTTGGGGTGGGTTTCTTTCAATACCCCTTCCGCCAGTTGGCGCACGGCCGGGTTGGAGGCAATGGCTTTTTCCAATTCGGCCATGTTTCGCTTATGTTCTTCCCCCCGCGCTAACAGCTTACCCAAGCCCAGCAACCGCTCCATGTGAGTAACCGGGTCTTTGCTCAGGTAGCTTAACAACTCCCGCAGCATCTTTTCACCCACATACCTCTTAGCAAATTCTATGTTGAACTCCCACCTCATCATGGTGATCCCCATCCTTTCATGTTCACTTAAGAGAATTGTTCACCTAACCCGGCGTAGCCGGAACCAAACTTTACCGAATTATTTTTCTTTCCAGTTTGCGAAGATGTTCGGAGTTAAGGGTCTAAACTCCGCCGCCGGGCCGGTAAGTGGCGAGGCAGGTGCCCCAGGTCAAGCCGGCGCCGAACCCCACCATCGCCACCACAGAGCCGGGCGCCAGGCAGCCGCTCTTGTGGCCGGGCGCAGTACCACCGCGCCGGCCCCATCCCCGAAGAGGATGGCGGTCGATCGGTCACGCCAGTTAACGATGCGGGAAAAGATTTCCGCCCCTACTACCAGTACTGTCCGGTAGACACCGTTTCTGATAAACTGAGCGCCGATGGCCAGGCCGTAGGGGAAACCGGCGCATGCCGCCGACAGGTCAAGGGCCGCCGTCCGGCTGATACCCAGGGCCTGTTGCACCAAGCCGGCGGTAGGTACCGTCAACTGGTCTGGCGTAGAGGTGGCTACCAGGATGAGATCGACCTCCTTCGGGTCTACCCGGGCATCCCGCAACGCCCTCCCAGCAGCAGCTGCTGCCAAGTGGTAGGTGGCCGTCCCGTCCCCGGCGATGCGCCGTTCCCGGATGCCGGTCCGCTGGACGATCCACTGGTCGGTGGTGTCCAGCATCTTTTCCAGTTCGCGATTTGTCAGCACCCGCTCAGGTACGGCGGCGCCGGTGCCGGTGATGGTCACAGAATTACTGCTACAGGCCCTCATTGCTCTCCTCCCATGCTCTCTTTCCCGGCCAGTTTCATGATCAATTCCTACATACATGCCAATTCCCACAATACCTACTGGAAGCGGATAACTAGTCATTTCGTTGCTACCCCCTGATCGATTTCGCCGCCAAGCTGGTCCACAAACCTACTTGATAAACACTGAACGGCCATTTGCACCGCATTGGTAATGGCTTTAGCCCTGGAACTGCCGTGACAGACAATGCTGATCCCCTGAACACCAAAAAGGGGAGCGCCGCCATATTCTTCATAATCTAGTTTCTTTTTGATAGATTTAAAACCAGGCAGCATCAGGGCAGCCCCAAGGCGGGTGCGCACGGACCCTGCCATTTCCGCCTGCAGCATGCTAAACAATGACATGATCAAGCCTTCGCCAAATTTCAGGAGGCTGTTGCCTACAAATCCGTCACAAACAATTACATCTGCCTCTCCGCTGGGGATATCTCTAGCCTCATAATTGCCGATAAAATTAATGGGTGCTGCTGCCAGCAGTTCGTAAGCGGCTTGGGTTAATTCATTCCCTTTGTTAATTTCCGTGCCGATATTTAATAAACCGATTTTCGGGTCACTTATTCCCATTACCCGGTTAGCATAGATGCTGCCCATTAAAGCAAACTGCAGAAGGTTTTGAGGTTTGCAGTCAGTATTGGCGCCTACATCAAGCATCAGTTTGCCTCCGCGCAAAGTAGGAAGAACCGTGGCTATAGCCGGCCGTTGGATGCCAGGGATCCTGCCCAGACCAAGCAGGGCGACGGACACCTGGGCTCCGGTGCTGCCAGCAGATACGAGCCCGCCGGCCTCCCCATCTTTAACCAAACGGGTGGCTATCGTAATAGACGCGTCCTTTTTCTTTCTTAATGCAGCAGCCGGAGGCTCATCCATCCCGATTACCTCGCTGGCATGAACGATTGACAAATTATGTAGTTTGGGGTACTTGGCTAGTTCCGCTTCAACCTGTAATTCATTGCCTACCAGCAAGATATCTGCAATGCCCGAGCGGGCAGCTTCTACCGCGCCTTTAACGATTTCACCAGGAGCATTATCACCGCCCATGGCGTCCACAGCAATTCTCATTAATCAATCATGCCCCCTTAATTGCGCTTAGCTAAATCCGAAACAATAAACTGGCCCTCAATTTCTATGCCTGCCTTTCTGCATGAATCCCGGACAGCATTCCAGTTATCACTGCAGACGCATGTTTAGCAGCAAAGGGTTTTTTTATCTCCCGTGCCGAGCATCGCATTTTTTGCATCTCTAAAGGATTTTTTAACAAATGAAAAATAACCTGAGGAATATGAGAAATGTCTTCACAAAGGACAGCTGCTCCACGGTTTTGTAGGTATCGGGCATTAGATGTTTCTTGCCCTGGGAAAGGTGGAATAATTACCATCGGCAGTTCACTTGCTATCGCCTCGCTGACGGTTAAGCCCCCAGATTTGCTCACAACAATTTCTGCCATTGCCATCCAGTCTGCCATATCTTTAACATACCCATATACATAAAAAGGATGGTTAGCTCCGTGGGCAATAGGTGCCAGGCGCCGTTGCAACCGAGAGTTCCTACCGGAAATGACAACACTTTGCAGGGGGGCCTTGTAAGAAGCAACTTCTCTGCACAACTCCTCAATACCCCTGTTAACACCAAATGCTCCACAGCAGATTAGCAAAAGAGGGAGGCTCTGATCTAAACCATTGTTTTTCAAAAGTTCATTTCTATTCTTTTCCTGAGCAAAATCTAGGGAAATAGGAATACCGGTCACCTTGATTTTATCACCGGGTACTCCGCAGGCAGTCAACTCATTTTTTACTTTGATAGCTGCAACCAAGTACAGGTCTGTCAGCGGATGGATCCATTGCTTATTCACAATATAATCAGTTATTACCGTCACCAATTGGCCATTAAACTGCCCCTTACCCTTGAGATCTCCTACAACCTGGGAAGGTGTCGGATAAAAAGAAACTACCACCTGAGGCTTAATCTCCCTTAAAAATGTTATCGCCTTGCTCAAACCGATCAGGTTTAATCCTTTTTGCAGAGAGGAATCATGGGGCAGCCTGTTTGCATAGTTGTAAAAAGACCCGTATAATTCCGGTCTGAACCTTATGGTAGCAAGGTATAAGGAGTTTGCAGACTCTGCCAGCCAAGGACTTATTTCCTTAAAAAAATCAAATGACGCTACTTTTACCTCAGGAAAAAAACGCTTAAAGGCATGTTCCACCGCCATGCAAGCATGAATGTGCCCCCCTCCAAATGTGGCTGTCAGCAGTAAAACATCTGCCAAAGGCATAATAAACCCTCTCCCCCCTCGTATAAGTAAGCAAATCCACAATTTCACTATATTCCCCGTTTATACTAATATAATTCTGATGCCGGCCAATGTTAAACAGGTTCTTGCTTAGGGATATACTCCCCTTTGACCTAAATATTGATATTTTTTTATTGACTGGAGTTATTGCATAATCCTAACCAAAATTAGGGTAAAGATTTTAAAGTCTATCTCGATGTCATAATTCTTCCAGCATCTGTTGCATTTGGCTGTTCAGTTTCGTATTCAAATCTGCTAGGGTTTCCTGCCTCGGTCGCCGGACCTTTTCTTCCATCGCCCACGGGGCAGCGATTTGTACATAGATTTTACTGCGGCGCGGGAAGCCTGCACCTACCGGTAGTGCTGTGCTGGTACCTTTGATCGCCACCGGCAGTACCGGCGCCCCTGCCTTCAGGGCGAGATACACCCATCCTGTTTGGAATGGGACAATCTTGTCCGTTTGGCTAACTCGGCGGCCTTCAGGGAAAAGGCCAATTGTACCTCCTTTCTGCAATACCCGCAAGGCTGCTCTTATTCCTGCCAGCTCACTACCTTCAGTTCGCACCGGGATGGCGCCCATCGCGCGCAAAAACGCTCCCACTACCGGCAACCTGAACAAGTAGGCTGCCGACAGGAAGGTAATTTGCCGCGGCCATAAAGCCGCCAAGAGGAAGCCGTCCAGTAGGCTGGTGTGGTTGGCCACCACAATTGCCGGGCCTGTAAGGGGGACGTTTTCTAGCCCCGTAATTACCGGTTTCCCCAATAACCACAAAAACCACTTGGAAATTAACTTGACCAGGGTGTAGATCATGAAGTCATTTCCCACCTTTAAGCCAGGTTAGCGGGAGACTAGGCTGCTCAGAGGTTGGCAACCGGCCATAAGAATAACCACAATATCCCCAAATTCCCCGTTTCCATAATCATAATCCGGATGCCGGATGATGTCAAGATGGTTAACAGGTGGGGGCAGGACTTCGTCAAAGTCGTATATAAGAAAAGCTAAGGGCACCTGCTTGACCGCACGAGCCAAGCAACAGGCAATCAGGTCGGCATGATTATTGGCCACAGCGGATGCAGTGCAAGACAGAGTAACCAGATTTTGAGCAAACTCAAACAAATGCCCGCTGGTTGGTCGTTTTACACAATTTATTTTAACGTGATGAACTTACAGCCCTAGATATTGGAGCGCCCTTTCCGGATTTCGACCGAACGTACGGAGCGCCTGAGCAATATTATTTATTTTTTGTAACCGAAACAAGCTAATCGCCAAGTTGCGAAGCGTTGCCATTGTCCGCGGTCCTTGCCCTGTGCGAATTTGAGATCTGTCTTCATCGAAAGTAACGTCCCGCACCCAATGCAACCGGTTTTCGATAGTCCAATGCCCGCGGTTTAAAGCAAGCAACCTTTTCGCATCCGCCTTCTCTGGCGGTAGACTGGTAATGCCGTAGGCCACTTCTTGACGGAGCAGTTCTCCATTTAATTTGCAGGTAATACGTTCTATCCGGCAGACTTGTTCAACATAAGGAAATGTCACATAGTCATTCAGTGCGGTGCTCGTCCTTATTTTCCGTACCTCAATCCGTCCATGACCTTTTTCTTTACTGACATATTCAGGGGGAAAAATCCTCCTTCTCCAGGTCTTCAATGGACTTAAGTAATGTCCCCTGATTTCCTTTGACAGTGAAGAAGTAGTCCGCTTCTTTTTCTTCTTTCAGATAGCTCGCATGCTCCACTTGCGTATGCAGCGCATCTGCTGTGACAACCTTGCCTTTAAGATCGATGGGATCTAGCAGCGGTTGGAACAACGGAATTTCGTTCGTTTTCCTGTCAACCTGTTTTTGGGCGATGACCACACCCTCTTTGTGCAAAATCGCCGACATCAAGTGCATCTGCTTGCCGTCTCTGTCCCGGGCGCCTCTTAGTGTTTTACCGTCCACGGCAACGGCATCCGGGTCGGCTTGTTGCGCTAACCACTCATTAATGAGGCGATCGAATTCGTCTGCATCTACGATTTGCAATTGTCGCCTGATCGTCGGCTCACTGGGCGGTATATAAATTCGTTTTTCAGGGTGAAAGCGACATCCTAAACGACAAAGCAAGTCTTGGGACAAGTCAGCTGCCCATTCGCCAATCGCCAAAAAATTACGGGCTCCCGATAATACCGCGCATGCGGCAATCGCTAATGTAGATGTGGCGGAATGACGAATGCCGCGGCGCTTCCGTGGGTCTTTAAGCTGCTCCAATTGCGCTAATAACCCGTTACTACCTCCCCAATTCACCCTGTTTAGATCAACCATTGGTTTTCGCCCTCCGCTTAGTTCCGGCGCAGGAAAAGGAGCGGAAAGCAGTTGCCTCGCGTTTCGATGTAGTGGATATACATAAATCGTCTTCGACAAACCATGGTGGTAGTATTTACCGCCATTGCGCCCAAAACCTCGCGTTTGTCCCAGCTTTATCCACCCAGCCGCCCGATAGCAGGTGCCGGCAAACCGTGAATGCTCAACAAATGTCTCCGCAAGTACGACTTTGTGTCCGAATACCGCCATCCAATCCGCAGATAAACGCTTCAGGTTCAACGATAAGATTTTGGAGGCCAGGTTTGGTATCCGCACTTGGGGCAGGATGAGGAATCGCGCATTGTTGACAAGAAAGACCAGACGTCGCCATTGCTGTTCTCTTGACCAACCAATCCACTCATCACGAGAACCACATTTAAACGCTGCCGTCCCCCAGCCCAGCAGGGCAACCCACTGACCGTTCAATTCAGCGACGTATTTGATGGATTCTCCCACAAGTTGACGAAAGCCAAGGTAATGGTGCTCGTCCATGAGTTGATTCCACTGTTGCTCTTCCTCTTGTTTAATGGGTCGGACATTCAACGATTGAAATTCTGTCTGTGTTGGCATTCAAGACTCCTCTTCGGACCGAAAAATGTATTTGACTACATTTTAGCAGTTCGAAGAAGAAAAGACCAGAGGGCATTGAAAATCTTTGTTGTGACTATATTTTACTCGACTTTGACGTAACCCTGGGGAAAAGATCAATAGCGGAATTTATCATATTTTTTAACTGGAATAAACCGGCAAAACATCTTTGAAGATGGGGAAGATAACCAGAAGTTAATCTATGCTTTGCAGCGCTATAAAGAAATTAGTGCCTATAGTCTATATGCATACTGTTTAATTGGTAACCACGCTCACCTGTTAATGCAAGTCGGCGTTGAGCCATTGGCACAGTTCATGCGCAGGATATGCGGCAGCTATGTCTATTGGTACAATAAAAAATATGCACGGATTGGCAACCTGTTTCAGGACCGGTTTAAAAGCGAGCCGGCTGAAGATGATGCGTATTTTTTAACCGTCCTCAGGTACATCCACCAGAATCCTTGCAAGGCAGG
This window contains:
- a CDS encoding ISAs1 family transposase, translated to MPTQTEFQSLNVRPIKQEEEQQWNQLMDEHHYLGFRQLVGESIKYVAELNGQWVALLGWGTAAFKCGSRDEWIGWSREQQWRRLVFLVNNARFLILPQVRIPNLASKILSLNLKRLSADWMAVFGHKVVLAETFVEHSRFAGTCYRAAGWIKLGQTRGFGRNGGKYYHHGLSKTIYVYPLHRNARQLLSAPFPAPELSGGRKPMVDLNRVNWGGSNGLLAQLEQLKDPRKRRGIRHSATSTLAIAACAVLSGARNFLAIGEWAADLSQDLLCRLGCRFHPEKRIYIPPSEPTIRRQLQIVDADEFDRLINEWLAQQADPDAVAVDGKTLRGARDRDGKQMHLMSAILHKEGVVIAQKQVDRKTNEIPLFQPLLDPIDLKGKVVTADALHTQVEHASYLKEEKEADYFFTVKGNQGTLLKSIEDLEKEDFSP
- the plsX gene encoding phosphate acyltransferase PlsX, with product MRIAVDAMGGDNAPGEIVKGAVEAARSGIADILLVGNELQVEAELAKYPKLHNLSIVHASEVIGMDEPPAAALRKKKDASITIATRLVKDGEAGGLVSAGSTGAQVSVALLGLGRIPGIQRPAIATVLPTLRGGKLMLDVGANTDCKPQNLLQFALMGSIYANRVMGISDPKIGLLNIGTEINKGNELTQAAYELLAAAPINFIGNYEARDIPSGEADVIVCDGFVGNSLLKFGEGLIMSLFSMLQAEMAGSVRTRLGAALMLPGFKSIKKKLDYEEYGGAPLFGVQGISIVCHGSSRAKAITNAVQMAVQCLSSRFVDQLGGEIDQGVATK
- a CDS encoding glycosyltransferase gives rise to the protein MPLADVLLLTATFGGGHIHACMAVEHAFKRFFPEVKVASFDFFKEISPWLAESANSLYLATIRFRPELYGSFYNYANRLPHDSSLQKGLNLIGLSKAITFLREIKPQVVVSFYPTPSQVVGDLKGKGQFNGQLVTVITDYIVNKQWIHPLTDLYLVAAIKVKNELTACGVPGDKIKVTGIPISLDFAQEKNRNELLKNNGLDQSLPLLLICCGAFGVNRGIEELCREVASYKAPLQSVVISGRNSRLQRRLAPIAHGANHPFYVYGYVKDMADWMAMAEIVVSKSGGLTVSEAIASELPMVIIPPFPGQETSNARYLQNRGAAVLCEDISHIPQVIFHLLKNPLEMQKMRCSAREIKKPFAAKHASAVITGMLSGIHAERQA
- a CDS encoding radical SAM protein, with translation MMRWEFNIEFAKRYVGEKMLRELLSYLSKDPVTHMERLLGLGKLLARGEEHKRNMAELEKAIASNPAVRQLAEGVLKETHPNVLHRLLYNWFVNSVLLGIPRQRQLSETLGFNVPHTILVDPTSACNLRCEGCWAGAYAQHDELSFERLDRLCAEAKELGIYWMVMSGGEPFMYPRLFDLAAKHSDMAFMLYTNGTRIDDRVADQIVEAGNLSPAFSLEGWEERTDRRRAPGVFEKVTAAMDRLRERGAVFGVSLTATRENMEEITADGFVDFLAEKGARYGWVFHYIPIGRNPNPDLMLTPEQRDYMAARVPAIRKNKPIILADFWNDGEFAQGCIAGGRHYFHVTASGAVQPCAFVHFSTHNIKDHSLEEVLRSPMFAAFQKRQPFCGDHLRPCPIIDVPSALRDIVAESEAKPTHHGAGDVLTGEVAEMLNRRAAAWAEAAAEVRSRQTIRTVC
- a CDS encoding 1-acyl-sn-glycerol-3-phosphate acyltransferase, whose protein sequence is MIYTLVKLISKWFLWLLGKPVITGLENVPLTGPAIVVANHTSLLDGFLLAALWPRQITFLSAAYLFRLPVVGAFLRAMGAIPVRTEGSELAGIRAALRVLQKGGTIGLFPEGRRVSQTDKIVPFQTGWVYLALKAGAPVLPVAIKGTSTALPVGAGFPRRSKIYVQIAAPWAMEEKVRRPRQETLADLNTKLNSQMQQMLEEL
- a CDS encoding ISAs1 family transposase is translated as MKTWRRRIFPPEYVSKEKGHGRIEVRKIRTSTALNDYVTFPYVEQVCRIERITCKLNGELLRQEVAYGITSLPPEKADAKRLLALNRGHWTIENRLHWVRDVTFDEDRSQIRTGQGPRTMATLRNLAISLFRLQKINNIAQALRTFGRNPERALQYLGL